The Leptospira mtsangambouensis genomic sequence CAAGCAGCCGGAACCAAACAAGGCAAAAACTATACTTTAGAAATTGTCGACTAAACCAAGTTTAGTGAAAGTGGGGGTCATCGGATCCTCACATGGAATCAAAGGGTTCATCAAAGTTTTCACAGAAGGTGACACCCTACTATCCGCCAAACCACCGTTTACCTGCACAGTCGAAGACGCCCGCGGAAATCAGTCTACCATTCAAATCGATGAAATCAAACCCAACGGAAATCATTTCCTAGTCAAACTAAAGGGTTTTGAAACTCCAGAAACTGTCATCAAATACCGCGGATTCTCTTTGTTATGGAAAAGAGAAGATTTGCCCAAACCAACTGACGGCGAAATTTACACAGAAGATTTGGTGGGTCTTGTGGCGATTTCCAAAGAAACAAGTCAATCTCTGCATTATGTTGTGACCCAGGTTATCGACAATCCTGCTCATCCCATTTTGGAACTAAAACCAAAATCAGGGGAAGGCGAAACTGTGCTTATCCCTTTTCTCCATCAATTTGTAGGAGATTGGAACTTAGAATCCAAAACCTTAGAAATCATAAGCTGGGAGCAGTGGATTGAAGTTTAATTTCATCACTCTTTTCCCAGAAAAAATCACCTCGTATTTTGATACCGGAATCCCGGGCAAAGCTGTGAAACAAGGGGTTGTGGAAATCAATACCGTCCACCTTCGTGACTTTGCTGACAACAAACACCAAAAGGTAGATGATACCATCTACGGTGGTGGCCCCGGAATGCTTTTGCAAGTGGGTCCGATTTACCGGGCTTTAGCGTCCCTTGGCGAAAATAAAGGGAAGGTCATCCTCCTCAGTCCCTCAGGGGAACTTTTCAACCAAACTCTGGCAAGGGAGATTTACGAGTCCTCAGAGACCATTACCTTGATTTCTGGGTACTATGAAGGGGTGGATCATCGTGTCGCAGAGCATTTAATTGACAGGGAAGTGGCCATTGGAAACTATGTTATTTCATCGGGGGATTTAGCTGCTCTCGTTGTTGCCGATTGCCTATCTCGGTTTGTTCCGGGGTTTTTAGGAAAAGAAGAAAGCCTTCTCGAAGAATCGCACAACGAAACGGAAGAATTAGAATACCCTCAGTATACAAAACCCTATGATTTTATGGGTTGGACTGTTCCAGATGTTCTCCTCGGTGGGCATCATGAAGAGATCCGTAAATGGCGGCAGAAAAACCGCAAAACAAGAAATCATTCTTAGAGGAAGCCATGAATCAGATTCTAGAAACAGCACTCGCAGGCGAAGCAAAGAACGAACTTAATTTCGAAATTGGTGATACTGTAAAAGTTCACTACAAAATCGTTGAATCTGGAAAAGAACGTGTTCAGGTTTACGAAGGCATTGTGATCTCCATTGCGAACAAATCACAAAGCAAAACTTTCACAGTAAGACGAGTGTCTTATGATATCGGAGTGGAAAGAATTTTCCCACTTCATAGCCCACGCATTGCAAAGATTGAACTCGTTCGTAAAGGATCTGTTCGTCGTGCAAAACTTTTCTATCTCCGTGATAAAAAAGGAAAAGCGGGACGTATCAAAGAAAGAAAAGGCGGACAAGCAATTGTTGCCAAAGATAAAAAGAGACAGGATGAGGCTTCTAAAGCCGCTCTTGCACAAGCAAAAGCTGCTGAAGCACCTAGCGCATAATCTCTCTTGAAACGGTCGTCACTCGGCCGTTCTTTCCTGAATTTCAAATTCCTCACCTGACCTGTTACTCACTCGATGAAGCAGGTCGTGGTACACTTGCCGGCCCCGTCTCTGTGGGTTGTGTTTCCTTTACCCTCAAAACATTAGAAAAAATCAAAAGCGGAGAAATCTTAAAAGGTCTTCGCGACTCCAAAAAAATTCCAGAACCCAAACGAATCGAACTCAGAAAGGAAATCATTCAGTATGCTTCCTATTTCCGAGTGAGTTTTGTTAGCGCCAAGTTCATTGATCGGTTTAATATCAACCAAGCCATTTTTTATGGGATGAATCGGTGTTTGCCGACAAACTCACAATCAATTGAATCCAAAACTACTGTGAATGAAAAATTGAATTTGTCCACATCTGCTTACGAAGAAAAGACAACTCGGAAAGAAGACAAATTGTTAAACAGTAGGCCCTATCTTTTGGCAGATGGAAATTATAAACTAAAGATCACAAAACCTATAGAAGGTTATTTCTCTCTTCCCAAAGGTGATGATTTGATCCCTTCCATTTCTGCGGCCTCCATCCTTGCTAAAACCTATAGAGATGAATATATGGAAAAAATGGATTTGAAATATCCAGGTTACGGATTTGCCAAACACAAAGGTTATGGGACTGAAGAACATAGGGAGGCACTTTTGAAACTCGGAATTTCTCCGATCCACAGGTTGAGTTTTTGTAAATTTCTCCGATCTGAGGGAAGTGAGCCCTCTCTTTTTTAATCAGAATTCTCTTTCTCCGTTTTTCTCTCTGGGCAAACTGACCCACAAGCAAAAGGTAAAAAATTCCCCATTCGAAACCAAAACATCTAAAGAAGGTTCCGTTCCTTCCAAAGGATTGCATTCTAACTCTCTTGGACAAACCAAAAAGATTGCAACGGACCAAAGAACTCTTTTGGTAAACGGACTCGAAAGAGAAGTCCAAACAAATTCCTGGAAAGTAGAGAATCGTTTGCGTTGGACCCAGTGGATGGCGATCCAATCGGATTCCAAATCCATGGAGGTTTCTGACTTAAAACCAATTTGGAATTATCTTTTAGGCGAAACTGGATTTTCGGATCTTCTTTCTTATATTGATCCTGATGCCAAAGAATCATTACATATGGTAGTAGAACCAAAAAACAAGGGTTTGGTTCTCTATGTATTTTGGGAATCTGAAGCAACAGGTGCGATGGGAATCCAATTCCATTATGATCCAGAGAAAGATAAACCGATCCTTGTGCAAATCACAAGAGAAAAGCCATTCCAAAACCAAAACTTACATCACTCTTTGGCAAACCTTGTTCGGGACTTTCCCCAAATCCGTTCGGTGCAAGTGGAAACTTGGAAGGAAGAAACCTTTAACGGAGATTATAGATGAAACAAAAAATGGCAGCCCTTGCTTATGATCCGAACTTTCATTCCGCACCAAAACTTGTGGCAAAGGCAGAAGGAAGGTTGGCTGAAAATTTGATTCGGCTCGCCAAAGAGTCTGGTGTTCTTATCATAAGAGATGAAGTGATGATTCAAACCTTAGATCATCTCCCTAATGGGAAAGAAATTCCCAGGGAATTGTATGAAGCAGTGGCAGCAGTGTTTCGAATTCTTGTTTTAGAGAGACAAAAGAAAAACAATTGATGTTTCTAAGCTTCTTACTAGGATTTACGCAATTATGCGGAAAATTTCCATTCGAGACTTGGAACCTGGCTCGAAGTTTACTAAGTCAATTTATTTAGATAAGGACACTGTTTTTGTCGGAGCTGACCAACCCATCACCCAACAAGATTTAGACCGCTTGGTTCAATTTGGAATCAGCTTTGTCTTAACGGATGGAGAAAAGGTATTGGCCGAAGCAGGTGAAAAAGCAACCGCTGGTGGAGGTCCTGGATATTTTGATACCAACCTTCCTTTTTACCAAGATGATGAAAATTCCACACGTTTTAAATATTTATTAGAAAAAACTAATACCACAAAGGTTGAGTTCAATGCTGTTTTTAAAGACTGTTTTGATTTAGTGCAAAAAACTTATAAATCAGCATCCGAAGGTCGTTATACGGAAATTCGCGAATTTCGTGAAATAGCAGAGCGGATTGCAGACCATACAAAAGCCAATGCACAAATTCCCATTTTACTTTTGTCCCATTCTCATTCAGGATATTACTTATACACTCATATCTGTTATGCGACATTCTTCTCGGTGATGCTTGGAAATTTTTTAGAATTTTCTAGACCCAAACTCATCGATTTGGCTTTGGCCTCTCTTTTTGCAGACATTGGAATGGTCACAGTCCCAGAAGAAGTGTCTGAAAAAAAAGGAAATCTTTCAGAGCTAGATTTAAAAACCATCAAACGCCATCCTGTCACAGGTTACCAAATCCTTACCCAAAGATTAAAATTAAAAAACTCTCTTGCGATTGTGGCCCTCCAACACCATGAAGCTGTGGACGGCTCTGGTTATCCGCAGAGGATTCTTGCCAACCAAATCGAAGAACTCACAAAAGTGTTTATGATCGCTGACCAATTTGCTGCCATGATCCACCCTAGGCCGTACAGACAAGCCATCCTTCCTTACGAAGCGATGAAGATTATGATCAGTGAAAACGTGAACCGTTTTGATTTAAAAATGGTAAGATTGTTTTTAAATAAACTTTCTATGTTTCCTGTGGGGTCCGGTGTCGTTCTTTCTGACCTAAGGATGGGTATGGTCATTGAATCTAACAAAGACAAACCTCTTCGCCCCGTCATCCGAGTCACAAAAGATGCAGAAGGCAAACGCCTCAAACATTTGGAATTTGTGGATCTTATGAAAGACTTAAATCTCTACATCCAACAAGCCATTCCCTTTTCACAGATTTACTAATCCTTCTTTGGCAATGGGATGGCCCGACAAATGCCGAAAAAAACGGATCTAGGTAGGTCGGGTGAGGATTTGGCCGTTGAATTTTTGGATTCTTTAGGTCATACCATCCTCTTTCGTAATTTCAGAAAATCTTTTGGGGAACTAGACATAATTAGCCTTGAGAACGATTTCCTCCATTGTTCTGATGTGAAAACTTGGGACGTACGCACTGGATTTCATCCTTTGGAATGTTTTCATGAGACAAAACGCAAGCGAATGCGGAAGGTATATTACTATTTATTGAAAGAGATTCCGGCTTTTGTTCACCTAACACCTTCGCTTAATTTGATCCATATCACTGAAAAAAAGGAAGTGCGTTTTTATTCGTCAATCTTCTAAAATACTTCATCAAGGGATTTTTGTACCGGGCCGATTGTTCATGTATCCCATAAGGGAAAACGCTCTCAAGGATGAGAGTTTGATTGTTACAAGGAAGTAACCACATGAGTCAATTTAGTATTTTTGGGAATTTAGCCGAAACCGAAGAATTTGGTCCAGATCCGGTATTACTCCGGAAAAGAGGGATGGCATCTACCATCCAGAAAAAATTCGAAAATTACAAAAAGAAGATCGATGATCCAGCTTACATGGATTATGCGATAAATAAAATTGCGATGGAAATTTCGCATTTTATTTCAAAGTAATTATCCCAAACTATAAATCCATTGGTATCCGATACAATAGTCTACGGCCTCCCAAATATGTACTTCCTTGGTTCGGGGGGAGAGATTCCAATCTGCAATGGTTCTTGCCAAAGAAATGATTTGTTTTTTCTTTCGTAAGGACAGTTGTTTGGTTTGATTTTCTGTATCCAGAGTTTTTTGGATTTTTTTATCTTCATCTTCTGGAATGAGATTTGTATTTCGAAATGCAAATCGTTCCATTAGAATTTGTCTCATTTTGAATTCTTCTAATTTGATACACCGATCATTTGATGTTTCGAATAACGTTTGAAAGACGGTGATTCGATCCAAAAAAGCCCCACTGATTTTTTGTAAATAGAGACGAATTCTTTGTAAGGAACAATGGCAAGTTTGGTTACTATGATAATTTCCACAGGGGCAGGGGTTTGCCGATAACATTAAGGTAAAATCAGTTTTTAACTTTGTTTTTTCATTCATCCTTACAATTTCCAAATACGAATCTTCCATAGGCATTCTGAGGCTTTCTAGAATCCTATCTTTGAATTCCAAGGCTTCATCTAAGTATAAAATTCCTCCGAAGGCTTTTGAGATTTCTCCTGGTTGGAAGGGAAGTCCTCCTCCCACAAGGCCCACTTCTGTTGCAGAATGGTGAGGGGAACGAAAAGGGCGTTTGTTTGAGGGAATTTCGAACTCTCCTTCCAAAGTCCAAATCCCTTGGTTTTTTTGGTCTCTTGTTTCCTTAGTTGGCAATAAAGATTCTAACATTCTATGGAGCATCGTTTTGCCCGAACCAGGGCTACCCAAAAGCAGGCTATGGTGTTTTCCAAGAACAGAATACAAAAGCCCTTGGAACACTTTCATTTGGTAAGGATCTAAATGTACTTCGTTCCAAGTAAGAGGCTCTGAGGGTGAGGAAGGAATCTCTCGAGTGTCGGGTAAAGCGAGTTTTAGTTCACGAAGTCCATCCAGGTTCTCGAGGAAGTAATACTTGCCTTCGGGTAGGGTCTCTTTTTCTAAAGAACGAGGGAGGCAGAGGGAAGCCCCCGTTTGCTTCTGGTTTTGCCAAAGATAGGGCAATAGTTCCTTTCCTCCGAGAATCGATCCATCAAGTCCCAACCCTCCCAAAAAAAGGACCTGGGTTTCTGGAATTTGGATTTGGTCTGTTGCCAGGAGGATTCCCACTGCAATGGCTAGGTCCAGGCAAACCATCCTTTTCGGGATATGAGCCGGTTTTAAATTGATGATGATGGTTTCGAGTGGGAACTGGTATCCTGAAGCCTCCAGAGCCAAACGGATGCGATCTTTGGATTCTTTGGTGGATAGAGTCGCAGAACCCAAAATTTGGAAATAAGGAAGTCCTCTTCGGATCCCAACCTCGACTTGGATTTCTTTTGTCCCATTCCATTCGTATAACAGGCTACCAACTTCAGCGCGTTTGGGGATCACAACGAGAAGGGGTAATCTTCTATCTCTTTTGGGCCAAAAAATAAAAAAGACTTTTCATAAATAAGGCATCATGGTGACTTTTCCTGAGAGTTTGCTTTGAATTGTAGTGTCATTCGTGTAATTCCCTTCGTTCTTCTCCTTGTGTTCAGTCATTGTTCCCAAAGGTTGATTAAAAAAGAAAGATTAAGGGAAATCAATGAATACTATGATGGAAAGACATATGCCTTACAAGAGGAGATCAAATTTTCCCAAACTGAAGTTTGGAAAAAAGGAACTCTTGTTAAGATTTATATCGAATCCACACCTTCTCTATTGAAATTGAAGGTGTATCCCATTGCGGAGTCTAGAG encodes the following:
- the rimM gene encoding ribosome maturation factor RimM (Essential for efficient processing of 16S rRNA) produces the protein MSTKPSLVKVGVIGSSHGIKGFIKVFTEGDTLLSAKPPFTCTVEDARGNQSTIQIDEIKPNGNHFLVKLKGFETPETVIKYRGFSLLWKREDLPKPTDGEIYTEDLVGLVAISKETSQSLHYVVTQVIDNPAHPILELKPKSGEGETVLIPFLHQFVGDWNLESKTLEIISWEQWIEV
- the trmD gene encoding tRNA (guanosine(37)-N1)-methyltransferase TrmD, with protein sequence MKFNFITLFPEKITSYFDTGIPGKAVKQGVVEINTVHLRDFADNKHQKVDDTIYGGGPGMLLQVGPIYRALASLGENKGKVILLSPSGELFNQTLAREIYESSETITLISGYYEGVDHRVAEHLIDREVAIGNYVISSGDLAALVVADCLSRFVPGFLGKEESLLEESHNETEELEYPQYTKPYDFMGWTVPDVLLGGHHEEIRKWRQKNRKTRNHS
- the rplS gene encoding 50S ribosomal protein L19 — translated: MNQILETALAGEAKNELNFEIGDTVKVHYKIVESGKERVQVYEGIVISIANKSQSKTFTVRRVSYDIGVERIFPLHSPRIAKIELVRKGSVRRAKLFYLRDKKGKAGRIKERKGGQAIVAKDKKRQDEASKAALAQAKAAEAPSA
- a CDS encoding ribonuclease HII produces the protein MGCVSFTLKTLEKIKSGEILKGLRDSKKIPEPKRIELRKEIIQYASYFRVSFVSAKFIDRFNINQAIFYGMNRCLPTNSQSIESKTTVNEKLNLSTSAYEEKTTRKEDKLLNSRPYLLADGNYKLKITKPIEGYFSLPKGDDLIPSISAASILAKTYRDEYMEKMDLKYPGYGFAKHKGYGTEEHREALLKLGISPIHRLSFCKFLRSEGSEPSLF
- a CDS encoding EscU/YscU/HrcU family type III secretion system export apparatus switch protein, which produces MKQKMAALAYDPNFHSAPKLVAKAEGRLAENLIRLAKESGVLIIRDEVMIQTLDHLPNGKEIPRELYEAVAAVFRILVLERQKKNN
- a CDS encoding HD-GYP domain-containing protein, which encodes MRKISIRDLEPGSKFTKSIYLDKDTVFVGADQPITQQDLDRLVQFGISFVLTDGEKVLAEAGEKATAGGGPGYFDTNLPFYQDDENSTRFKYLLEKTNTTKVEFNAVFKDCFDLVQKTYKSASEGRYTEIREFREIAERIADHTKANAQIPILLLSHSHSGYYLYTHICYATFFSVMLGNFLEFSRPKLIDLALASLFADIGMVTVPEEVSEKKGNLSELDLKTIKRHPVTGYQILTQRLKLKNSLAIVALQHHEAVDGSGYPQRILANQIEELTKVFMIADQFAAMIHPRPYRQAILPYEAMKIMISENVNRFDLKMVRLFLNKLSMFPVGSGVVLSDLRMGMVIESNKDKPLRPVIRVTKDAEGKRLKHLEFVDLMKDLNLYIQQAIPFSQIY
- a CDS encoding YraN family protein, encoding MPKKTDLGRSGEDLAVEFLDSLGHTILFRNFRKSFGELDIISLENDFLHCSDVKTWDVRTGFHPLECFHETKRKRMRKVYYYLLKEIPAFVHLTPSLNLIHITEKKEVRFYSSIF
- a CDS encoding ATP-binding protein, which translates into the protein MIPKRAEVGSLLYEWNGTKEIQVEVGIRRGLPYFQILGSATLSTKESKDRIRLALEASGYQFPLETIIINLKPAHIPKRMVCLDLAIAVGILLATDQIQIPETQVLFLGGLGLDGSILGGKELLPYLWQNQKQTGASLCLPRSLEKETLPEGKYYFLENLDGLRELKLALPDTREIPSSPSEPLTWNEVHLDPYQMKVFQGLLYSVLGKHHSLLLGSPGSGKTMLHRMLESLLPTKETRDQKNQGIWTLEGEFEIPSNKRPFRSPHHSATEVGLVGGGLPFQPGEISKAFGGILYLDEALEFKDRILESLRMPMEDSYLEIVRMNEKTKLKTDFTLMLSANPCPCGNYHSNQTCHCSLQRIRLYLQKISGAFLDRITVFQTLFETSNDRCIKLEEFKMRQILMERFAFRNTNLIPEDEDKKIQKTLDTENQTKQLSLRKKKQIISLARTIADWNLSPRTKEVHIWEAVDYCIGYQWIYSLG
- a CDS encoding type II secretion system-associated lipoprotein, producing the protein MPFVLLLVFSHCSQRLIKKERLREINEYYDGKTYALQEEIKFSQTEVWKKGTLVKIYIESTPSLLKLKVYPIAESRESSVGKLAAYIINDDIKKKQYDLEDVEEWVSKKFTLVEPSVKKTKK